Below is a genomic region from Ancylomarina subtilis.
ACTGAACTGTATGGCCTCTTTTTTATATGCATTATGTGGTTTTGGGTTTTGCTTTTTTTTGAGGATACTTACCCGGTAAAATAACATTGAGTAACTTTTTGCCAATCAGACCTAAAATAACAGCAAAGGTTAATCCCAAAGAACTTAATAGAAGAAATATTACTTTCTGATCTGCCATATTTTTCATGAAGAAAAGCAAGATTGATATAAGAATAATTAAGCCGCCAAAGATGAGTTTATTTCTTAGTAAAGGCGGTTTAAGACTTTTAAAACGGGTTATCCCATCGATCATGCCTGTGACAAAAGCAAGTAGCATACATAAGGGGAGTAGTGTGATACAAAACTTAATGACGACAGCTGATTCGTTATAATAGAAATCTGGAAAAAGTATTTGGTTGACTAGTAAAAGCGGAATAAGTGCCATAAAACTTTGTGAGAGGTGAATGGCAATGGGATGCAAATCTAAATTAAGAATCATTAAGCGGTTTAAAGAGACTTTTTCCCGATAGGGTTCAAAGACTTTGTGGGGTAGGCCGCAGGCAGGACACACATCACCCAGCTTGTCTTTTTCCATGACATAACCACAGGGGCGACAACGTACGAGTTCTTTCATAAATCAGGTGTTTTGTTTACAAGTATAAGATATGATAAATTGTTTAATTATAGAAGTTTATCTGTTTTTATGTCTACTTGTTGTGTCAGAATTATTTAACTTTAGAAAAGCTATTTTTTATAAGTGAACTCGTTTAAAATGAAATTCAGATGAAGAAAGCGATTATAATTGGTGCAACTTCGGGGATAGGTAAGGAACTTGTTAAGTTATTTATTGGCAACAATTATAAGGTTGGCCTAACGGGTTTAGAGAGAAATGGTGAGGAGGAATTACAACGA
It encodes:
- a CDS encoding rubredoxin-like domain-containing protein codes for the protein MKELVRCRPCGYVMEKDKLGDVCPACGLPHKVFEPYREKVSLNRLMILNLDLHPIAIHLSQSFMALIPLLLVNQILFPDFYYNESAVVIKFCITLLPLCMLLAFVTGMIDGITRFKSLKPPLLRNKLIFGGLIILISILLFFMKNMADQKVIFLLLSSLGLTFAVILGLIGKKLLNVILPGKYPQKKAKPKTT